The proteins below are encoded in one region of Geobacter sp.:
- the ybgC gene encoding tol-pal system-associated acyl-CoA thioesterase has translation MEIRVYYEDTDAGGVVYHANYLGFLERSRTEFLRGRGVSVKELADQGAIFPVVRMEIDYRSPAVLDDLLRVTTELVTLGKTSFTVRQRVVRGCDGQLLVEALVTLVCASAAMRAKRLPSALVQALQAEQQGS, from the coding sequence ATAGAGATTCGTGTCTATTACGAAGATACCGATGCCGGCGGAGTGGTCTATCATGCGAACTATCTCGGCTTCCTGGAACGGAGCAGGACGGAGTTCCTGCGCGGGCGGGGGGTGTCGGTGAAAGAGCTGGCCGACCAGGGGGCTATCTTCCCGGTAGTCAGGATGGAGATCGATTACCGCTCCCCGGCGGTTCTGGATGACCTGTTGCGAGTCACGACCGAACTGGTCACGCTGGGCAAGACTTCCTTCACCGTGAGGCAGAGGGTGGTACGGGGATGTGACGGGCAACTGCTGGTCGAGGCCTTGGTAACGCTGGTCTGTGCCAGTGCTGCCATGAGGGCGAAGCGCCTGCCGTCGGCACTGGTTCAGGCGCTGCAAGCTGAGCAGCAGGGATCGTGA
- a CDS encoding glycosyltransferase: MKAPTVSILMPVRNEARFLAAALGSLLRQTFADWELVVVDDGSTDATPEILAAFAAQDPRMRVLSPGQQGLVAVLNHGLAACRGALVARMDGDDISHPERLERQVSFLRVHREIGLLACTARHFPRQHLKVGMLAYEEWQNGLCTHDQIMRDLFVESPFVHPSVMVRRKLLEEVGGYMDRGWAEDYDLWLRLAAAGVRFASLPERLFFWRDRPERSTRTMAAYSVEAFRRCKAYYLAQGFLRDTRDVTLVGAGIEGRAWRKVLLEQGIAVRRWVDLDPRKVGRSLHDAPVVAEHTVHAGEGPYLVTIGTRGARTKVRQWAAGRGLSEGTDYVCVT; this comes from the coding sequence GTGAAGGCTCCGACCGTTTCGATTCTGATGCCGGTGCGCAACGAAGCCCGGTTCTTGGCCGCGGCCCTTGGCTCGCTCTTGCGGCAAACATTTGCTGATTGGGAGCTGGTGGTAGTGGACGACGGTTCCACGGACGCGACGCCGGAAATTCTTGCCGCGTTTGCGGCACAAGACCCCCGCATGCGAGTACTGAGTCCGGGGCAGCAGGGGCTGGTCGCGGTGCTCAACCACGGACTGGCAGCCTGCCGGGGTGCGCTGGTGGCCCGCATGGATGGGGACGACATCTCCCACCCGGAGCGGTTGGAGCGACAGGTCTCTTTCCTGAGGGTACATCGCGAAATCGGGCTGCTTGCCTGTACGGCCCGGCATTTTCCCCGTCAGCACCTGAAGGTCGGCATGCTTGCCTATGAAGAATGGCAGAACGGCCTCTGCACCCACGACCAGATCATGCGCGACCTCTTTGTCGAATCTCCCTTTGTACACCCCAGTGTCATGGTCCGCAGGAAACTGTTGGAAGAGGTTGGTGGATACATGGATCGGGGCTGGGCTGAGGACTACGACCTTTGGCTGAGACTGGCAGCTGCGGGGGTCAGGTTTGCTTCGCTGCCGGAACGGCTGTTCTTCTGGCGCGACCGGCCGGAGCGTTCGACCCGCACCATGGCAGCATATTCGGTTGAGGCGTTCAGGCGGTGCAAGGCATACTATCTCGCCCAGGGGTTTCTCCGCGACACGCGGGATGTCACCCTGGTCGGGGCCGGCATCGAAGGGAGGGCCTGGCGCAAGGTCCTGCTCGAACAGGGAATAGCGGTGAGACGGTGGGTGGATCTCGACCCTCGCAAGGTTGGCCGGTCCCTGCATGACGCGCCGGTTGTGGCGGAACATACCGTGCATGCCGGAGAAGGGCCGTATCTCGTAACCATCGGTACCAGGGGTGCGCGCACCAAAGTTCGCCAATGGGCCGCAGGACGGGGGCTTAGCGAAGGAACGGACTATGTTTGCGTTACGTGA
- a CDS encoding DNA-binding protein HU (histone-like DNA-binding protein) → MTKAELVEAVAKSAGLTKAAAEKAVGAFIGSVSSALKKGDRVTLVGFGSFEVATRKARTGRNPQTGKEIKIAAAKVPKFRPGKALKDAVASKKK, encoded by the coding sequence ATGACCAAAGCAGAACTCGTCGAAGCAGTCGCAAAATCAGCTGGTTTGACCAAGGCTGCAGCAGAGAAGGCTGTAGGGGCATTCATCGGCTCCGTGAGCTCCGCGCTGAAGAAGGGTGACCGCGTTACCCTGGTCGGCTTCGGCAGCTTCGAGGTGGCAACACGTAAGGCACGTACCGGCCGTAACCCTCAGACCGGCAAAGAGATCAAGATCGCTGCTGCCAAGGTTCCCAAGTTCCGTCCGGGTAAGGCCCTCAAGGATGCTGTTGCCTCCAAGAAGAAGTAA
- a CDS encoding sulfurtransferase TusA family protein, whose product MDEEKTDLRMFDIRGQICPSTLLVALREINRHRAALRDGSMALLFITDNRDSTVTIPEAAENMGYRAEVRKVGHHYEVEIGNHP is encoded by the coding sequence ATGGACGAAGAGAAGACTGACCTCCGCATGTTTGACATCCGCGGACAGATCTGTCCTTCAACGCTGCTGGTGGCGTTACGCGAGATCAACCGCCATAGGGCTGCGCTACGGGATGGCTCGATGGCGCTGCTCTTCATCACCGACAATCGGGATTCCACCGTCACCATACCCGAGGCAGCCGAGAACATGGGGTATCGGGCAGAGGTGCGCAAGGTGGGACATCACTACGAGGTCGAGATAGGCAATCATCCCTGA
- a CDS encoding EAL domain-containing protein, whose protein sequence is MTKRAPTVTSSSAGEKLKEELALSRCREQHATTYIREKVNQLLELMGTQPLRPEELDDDNLISIDPIGIVANSFGQVLDHLRRTNRELRIAHDEIQAIFDSAGAGILVLDNELRVMACNNRFRDFFSLDDTFLHARACKSIIKCPDCPSAECTATRIITTGEPIHETDRKFGNRHFSVAGAPINNESGEVSQVILVFTDITDRKRAELEIQQLAYYDTLTGLPNRVLLKDRLHQLLAQAARDHRMVAVMFLDLDRFKGINDTLGHAVGDALLSEVAQRIVGCVRKTDTVSRIGGDEFVVLLSSVVHEEDAVLVAKKILEAMTAHFVIPPHEIYCSTSIGIAFYPMDGENSETLLKHADTAMYQSKEEGRSTYRFFSREMNTKSVERLLLETSLRKALERGEFYLCYHPLLDLRSGNVISCEALIRWRHPDLGLIGPDRFIPLAEETGLIIPIGEWVLREACRQFSRWREEGFILQRIAVNISACQFRQENLLETISRVLRETGTDPSSLELELTETTIMHNPEKAKLVLNELRSLGVHLSIDDFGTGYSSLSYLKLFPIDRLKIAHTFVRDITTDSDDAAIAEAIIVMARTLNMRVVAEGVERQDQLDFLNSHNCDEMQGYYFCRPLPAEEFGQLLKELAEKGGGELFKIRPGEGWGTNEGS, encoded by the coding sequence ATGACAAAACGTGCGCCGACGGTGACGAGTTCCAGTGCAGGCGAGAAGCTTAAGGAAGAGCTGGCGCTTTCTCGGTGCAGGGAACAGCATGCTACAACCTATATCCGGGAAAAGGTTAACCAGCTCCTCGAACTCATGGGGACCCAGCCGCTTCGCCCTGAGGAGCTGGATGACGATAATCTCATCTCCATAGATCCCATCGGTATCGTCGCTAACTCCTTTGGTCAGGTTCTGGATCACCTGCGCCGGACCAACCGCGAACTACGCATCGCCCACGATGAAATCCAGGCCATCTTCGATTCGGCAGGCGCGGGCATCCTGGTTCTGGACAACGAATTGCGGGTCATGGCCTGTAACAACCGGTTCCGCGACTTTTTCTCCCTCGACGATACCTTTCTGCATGCCCGAGCCTGTAAATCTATCATCAAATGTCCCGACTGCCCCTCTGCCGAATGTACTGCCACCCGGATCATCACGACCGGTGAACCGATCCACGAAACCGACCGGAAATTCGGCAATCGGCATTTTTCGGTGGCCGGAGCACCTATCAATAATGAGAGCGGAGAGGTGAGCCAGGTGATCCTGGTTTTCACCGACATTACCGACCGCAAGCGTGCCGAGCTGGAGATCCAGCAGCTCGCCTATTACGATACCCTCACCGGCCTGCCCAACAGGGTGTTGCTCAAGGACCGGCTTCACCAGCTCCTTGCCCAGGCGGCACGGGACCATCGGATGGTGGCGGTCATGTTCCTCGACCTTGACCGCTTCAAGGGGATAAACGATACCCTGGGGCATGCGGTAGGGGATGCCCTGCTCTCGGAAGTTGCCCAGCGGATCGTGGGGTGTGTGCGCAAGACCGATACGGTCTCCCGTATCGGCGGCGATGAATTCGTGGTTCTCCTCTCGTCGGTAGTTCACGAGGAGGATGCGGTACTTGTGGCGAAAAAAATCCTGGAAGCAATGACCGCCCATTTCGTCATCCCTCCCCATGAAATCTACTGTTCGACCAGTATCGGGATCGCCTTTTACCCCATGGACGGTGAAAATTCGGAAACGCTCCTCAAGCATGCCGATACGGCCATGTACCAGTCCAAAGAGGAAGGGAGAAGCACCTATCGGTTCTTTTCCCGCGAGATGAACACCAAGTCGGTGGAACGGTTGCTCCTGGAAACCAGTCTGCGCAAGGCTTTGGAGCGGGGCGAATTTTACCTCTGCTACCATCCGTTACTGGATCTGCGCAGCGGCAATGTCATCAGCTGCGAGGCGTTGATTCGTTGGCGGCATCCCGATCTGGGGTTGATCGGGCCGGATCGCTTCATCCCGTTGGCCGAAGAGACCGGCCTGATCATCCCCATTGGCGAGTGGGTGCTGAGGGAGGCCTGCCGGCAATTCAGCCGTTGGCGTGAAGAAGGATTTATCTTACAGCGGATAGCCGTCAATATCAGCGCCTGCCAGTTCCGCCAGGAAAATCTTCTCGAAACGATCTCACGGGTGCTGAGGGAAACGGGAACCGATCCTTCATCGCTGGAGCTGGAACTGACCGAAACCACCATTATGCACAACCCGGAAAAGGCCAAGCTGGTGCTGAACGAGCTGCGCAGCTTGGGTGTTCACCTGAGTATCGATGATTTCGGGACCGGCTACTCGTCGCTGAGCTACCTCAAGCTCTTCCCCATCGATCGGCTCAAGATAGCCCATACCTTTGTCCGAGACATCACGACGGATTCAGATGATGCCGCCATTGCAGAGGCCATCATCGTCATGGCCCGTACCTTGAACATGCGGGTCGTTGCCGAAGGGGTGGAACGCCAGGATCAACTGGATTTTCTCAATTCCCATAACTGCGACGAGATGCAGGGGTACTACTTCTGCCGGCCGCTTCCAGCCGAGGAGTTTGGCCAGCTGCTCAAGGAACTGGCTGAAAAGGGAGGCGGAGAACTCTTTAAGATCCGTCCAGGTGAGGGCTGGGGTACGAATGAGGGGAGCTGA
- a CDS encoding YeeE/YedE family protein, translated as MRGAETAIAFAQLLIGGGIGFVMHRADFCFAGTFRDLFLLQRRTMIRALLLLVVALTGLQAFGYLLGLFAYPFPLFGPPSLANLLGGIMFGVGMVLAGGCVVGTLYRLGAGSFLAMVTVAGLVGGSLIYAEVDRWWAKAVVALKLDVGAITLAQLLPVAPWVVAGGAILLLAPLLVAWGRNGSMSVAHGPEGYIQPWLAALLLAGLIFLSTLAAGLPPGVTTTYTKMGGYLLQAVSSPHLAAIPFFQREPLNFTHALSGLAIVGGAGPRLDGIALVQFPLMVGIVAGGSVSAWRLGEFRFYLRAPQRQVVSALVGGTVMGFASRIAPGCNIWHIAGGLPILSLQSILFVVGLFSGAWLGTRLLLGLVLRPDRSSQAGKE; from the coding sequence ATGAGGGGAGCTGAGACGGCAATTGCGTTTGCGCAGCTTCTGATCGGTGGTGGCATCGGTTTTGTCATGCATCGCGCGGATTTCTGTTTTGCCGGCACTTTCCGGGACCTGTTTCTCCTCCAGCGGCGGACCATGATCCGTGCTCTGCTGCTCCTCGTTGTCGCCCTGACTGGATTGCAGGCTTTCGGTTATCTATTGGGGCTCTTTGCCTATCCGTTTCCCCTCTTTGGCCCGCCATCGCTTGCCAATCTGCTCGGCGGTATCATGTTCGGCGTTGGGATGGTTCTGGCCGGCGGCTGTGTCGTTGGCACGCTCTACCGTCTCGGGGCTGGTAGTTTTCTTGCCATGGTGACCGTTGCCGGTCTGGTCGGCGGGAGTCTCATCTATGCCGAAGTGGACCGCTGGTGGGCAAAGGCTGTCGTTGCCCTGAAACTCGACGTCGGGGCGATTACGCTTGCCCAACTCCTACCGGTTGCGCCTTGGGTCGTGGCCGGGGGTGCCATACTGCTTCTGGCGCCACTGCTTGTCGCATGGGGTCGAAACGGGAGTATGAGCGTGGCGCACGGCCCCGAAGGATATATCCAACCCTGGCTGGCGGCACTGCTCCTGGCGGGGCTGATATTCCTCTCGACGCTGGCCGCGGGATTACCTCCTGGTGTTACCACGACCTACACCAAGATGGGGGGCTACCTCCTGCAGGCTGTCTCTTCCCCGCATCTGGCTGCGATCCCCTTTTTCCAGAGGGAACCACTCAATTTTACCCATGCTCTGTCAGGTCTGGCCATTGTCGGCGGGGCAGGCCCCCGTCTGGACGGCATTGCCCTTGTCCAGTTTCCCCTCATGGTAGGGATCGTTGCGGGAGGATCGGTTTCGGCATGGCGTCTCGGTGAGTTCCGCTTCTATCTGCGGGCACCGCAGCGACAGGTCGTATCCGCTCTTGTCGGCGGCACAGTCATGGGTTTTGCCAGCAGGATAGCACCGGGGTGCAACATATGGCATATTGCCGGTGGTCTCCCGATCCTGTCTCTGCAGAGTATTCTCTTTGTCGTGGGGCTTTTTTCGGGGGCATGGCTGGGAACCAGGCTTCTTCTCGGGCTGGTGTTGAGGCCGGACCGATCTTCTCAGGCGGGAAAGGAGTGA
- a CDS encoding PBP1A family penicillin-binding protein — MYQGKQQSSRRVSRRQGWGAAKTAAVFVAAVVIIAFIGLSGWFFFMLAKLPKVDRLADYKPPIVSQVIGDDGSLVGEFYLERRTVVPVNKIPRKLIQAFVAAEDSNFFQHKGIDYFGIVRAAIKNLISMRKKEGASTITQQVAKSMLLTPEKKFSRKIKEAILATRMEKKLSKDEILYIYLNQIYLGAGAYGVQLAAETYFGKDVENLNLAEITMLAGLPKAPNAYSPIKHMDRARERQSYVLERMVKEGYITPAEAEHAKNTPIVIKPMKKVNSEQSAYFLEQIRIQLEEKYGEDRLYKEGIKIYTTMNAEMQKAAFEAVTRGLKEVDKRQGFRGALKYLAEGEVEGFCKQIEEGIDGPTLRAGATYQGVVTKIDTVRGDLTVRVGDRTGSLPRRNMGWAGKMHLADSYGKPEVKGKALALGAVIEVSVVTPDANRTGAVFALDQTPEAQAALVALDPRSGGVKALVGGYDFKKSQFNRAMQAKRNPGSAFKPIIYAAAIDKGMTPATIFEDSPVEYESGKDKAWKPKNYDNIYRGNVTMREALTNSINVVSVKILEQIGVNTAIEYAKKLGITSPLAANLTLALGSSSLTPLELTTAYAVFASGGYRPTPYFITKVVDGEGKVLEETPTPQIPVFGSATTAVNLIMPSGMTSTTPPVNPLAPVPVMSPETAYIMTNLMESVVNSGTGQRARAVGRPVAGKTGTTNDMKDAWFVGFVPQLVAGVWVGYDQEKSLGAGGSGGQAAAPIWTEFMQRSLSSMRVEDFKAPANITFALINPRSGKLAREGSEGAVMECFVTGTEPTTYDGD, encoded by the coding sequence ATGTATCAGGGCAAACAGCAGAGCTCCCGGAGGGTTTCCCGGCGCCAGGGCTGGGGAGCGGCCAAAACTGCTGCGGTGTTCGTTGCCGCTGTCGTCATTATAGCCTTCATCGGGCTTTCTGGCTGGTTCTTTTTCATGTTGGCCAAGCTGCCCAAGGTTGACCGGCTGGCTGACTACAAACCTCCCATCGTTTCCCAGGTCATTGGCGACGATGGCAGTCTGGTCGGTGAATTCTATCTGGAACGTCGCACCGTCGTGCCGGTGAACAAGATCCCCCGTAAGTTGATACAGGCTTTTGTGGCCGCAGAGGATTCCAATTTCTTCCAGCACAAGGGGATCGACTATTTCGGGATTGTCAGGGCAGCCATAAAGAATCTCATCTCCATGCGCAAGAAGGAAGGCGCTTCGACCATCACCCAGCAGGTCGCCAAATCCATGCTCCTGACGCCGGAGAAAAAATTCTCTCGCAAGATCAAGGAGGCGATCCTTGCAACTAGGATGGAGAAGAAGCTGTCCAAGGACGAGATACTCTACATCTACCTGAATCAGATCTATCTCGGGGCCGGGGCCTATGGAGTTCAACTTGCCGCCGAGACCTATTTCGGCAAGGACGTGGAAAACCTGAACCTTGCCGAGATAACCATGCTGGCGGGGCTCCCCAAGGCACCCAATGCCTATTCGCCCATCAAGCACATGGACCGTGCCAGGGAACGGCAGTCCTATGTCCTGGAGCGGATGGTCAAGGAGGGGTACATCACTCCAGCCGAGGCCGAACACGCAAAGAATACCCCCATTGTCATCAAGCCGATGAAAAAGGTCAACAGCGAGCAGTCAGCCTATTTCCTCGAACAGATCAGGATACAGCTTGAGGAGAAATACGGCGAGGACCGACTCTACAAGGAAGGGATCAAGATTTACACCACCATGAATGCCGAGATGCAGAAGGCGGCGTTTGAGGCGGTCACCCGCGGGCTCAAGGAGGTGGACAAGCGCCAGGGATTCCGCGGGGCGCTCAAATACCTCGCCGAGGGTGAGGTGGAAGGCTTCTGCAAGCAGATCGAGGAGGGGATCGACGGTCCGACGCTCAGGGCCGGTGCCACCTACCAGGGGGTGGTGACAAAGATCGATACAGTCCGCGGTGACCTGACCGTCAGGGTTGGCGACAGGACCGGGAGCCTTCCTCGCCGCAACATGGGCTGGGCTGGCAAGATGCATCTGGCGGACAGCTATGGCAAGCCGGAAGTAAAGGGTAAAGCCCTCGCCCTCGGGGCAGTCATCGAGGTCAGTGTGGTAACGCCCGATGCGAACCGGACCGGCGCGGTCTTTGCCCTTGACCAGACTCCGGAAGCACAGGCTGCGCTGGTCGCCCTCGATCCGCGCAGCGGTGGCGTCAAGGCCCTGGTCGGCGGCTACGATTTCAAGAAGAGTCAGTTCAACCGCGCCATGCAGGCCAAGCGAAACCCCGGCTCCGCTTTCAAGCCGATCATCTATGCTGCGGCAATCGACAAGGGGATGACCCCCGCAACCATCTTCGAAGACTCGCCGGTCGAGTACGAAAGTGGCAAGGACAAGGCGTGGAAACCGAAGAACTATGACAACATCTATCGGGGCAACGTCACCATGCGGGAGGCCCTGACCAACTCCATCAACGTGGTGAGCGTCAAGATCCTGGAGCAGATCGGTGTCAACACTGCCATCGAGTATGCCAAAAAACTCGGGATTACCTCTCCTCTCGCTGCCAACCTGACGCTTGCTCTCGGCTCGTCGAGCCTCACCCCGCTGGAACTGACGACAGCCTACGCGGTTTTTGCGTCGGGGGGATATCGCCCCACCCCGTACTTCATCACCAAGGTGGTGGATGGCGAGGGCAAGGTGCTGGAAGAGACTCCCACGCCGCAAATTCCGGTCTTTGGCTCTGCAACGACGGCGGTAAACCTGATTATGCCGTCCGGCATGACTTCCACAACCCCACCGGTAAACCCGCTCGCCCCGGTGCCCGTCATGTCCCCGGAAACGGCGTATATCATGACCAACCTGATGGAGAGTGTCGTCAACAGCGGAACCGGTCAGCGTGCCCGTGCCGTGGGGAGACCGGTAGCCGGCAAGACCGGGACCACCAATGACATGAAGGATGCCTGGTTTGTCGGTTTTGTCCCGCAGTTGGTTGCAGGGGTCTGGGTTGGTTACGACCAGGAAAAGTCCCTGGGTGCAGGTGGCTCCGGTGGTCAGGCAGCCGCTCCGATCTGGACCGAGTTCATGCAGCGCTCCTTGTCGTCCATGCGAGTCGAGGATTTCAAGGCGCCGGCAAACATCACCTTTGCCCTGATCAACCCCCGGAGTGGGAAACTGGCCCGTGAAGGGAGCGAGGGCGCGGTCATGGAGTGCTTTGTCACCGGAACCGAGCCGACAACCTACGATGGCGACTGA